GCGCCGCGTCGCTTTCTACGACGGGGAGAACCATCGGCGCCTCGTGTTTCTGACCAATCTCTTCTCCGTCTCTCCGAAGACCGTCGCCGATATCTACAAGCAGCGGTGGCAGGTGGAACTGTTCTTCAAATGGATCAAGGGCCATCTGCGGATCAAGTCCTTCTACGGCACTTCGGCCAACGCTGTGAAGACCCAGGT
This DNA window, taken from Deltaproteobacteria bacterium, encodes the following:
- a CDS encoding transposase; the protein is RRVAFYDGENHRRLVFLTNLFSVSPKTVADIYKQRWQVELFFKWIKGHLRIKSFYGTSANAVKTQVWVAIIVYLLVAIAKKRLKLQPSLHTLLQIVEVNLFEKTDIIQLVTKALRQEIMAQTDNQLNLFGS